GTTAAGTCTGTTCTATACTTTGCATTCAACACACTGATACGGCCTTGCTTGGTGTACAGCGCGCCATTGCGCGCTTCTCGCGTGGGGCTGACACAATCGAAAGTGTCGACGCCGTTTTCGACACCCAGGAATAAATCTTCTACTGCGCCTATGCCAAGCAAATGTCGCGGTTTATCTTCGGGCAAGATTTTATTCACCCAGCTCACTGCCGTACCCATATCTGCTTTATCAAATGATCCACCGATGGCATAGCCGTCGAAATTCATGGAACTAATTTTCTTTGCGCTTAACTCTCTTAAATCCTGATGCCTACCTCCCTGAACTATTCCAAATAAAGCCTGCGGATTTTCTAAGGTTAAACCTTGGGCATCTAGAAGGTTTAACCTTCTATGCTCGGCAAGACTTCTTTCAGCCCAGCGATGCGTTCTTTCTAATGACTGTTTCTGATACTCATATGATTCGGTCGGTGAGGTGCATTCGTCGAAGGCGAGGATAATATCAGCGCCCAAGTCGTGCTGGATCTGCATCGACTTCTCTGGTGTGAAGAAATGTTTAGAGCCGTCTATATGCGAGCGGAACTCGACGCCGTCTTCGGTGATTTTTACGAGAGATTCTTTTGGTACCGATAAGGTTGAACCTTTTGGATGCTCAAGGTTCAACCTTCCTGGTTCAGAATTCAAAATTTTCCCAATCCCTTTGCCGAAGCTCGCACCTAGTGAGAACACTTGGAATCCGCCCGAGTCGGTAAAGGTCGGCCCCGGCCAATTCATGAATTTATGCAAGTCGCCGGCTTTTTTAACGAGCTCACTCCCCGGTTGTAGATATAAGTGATAGGTGTTGGCGAGCACAGCATCGGCTCCAAGCTCTTTTACTTGTTCTGGTAGCAACGCCTTAATCGTCGCTTTGGTGGCCGGCGCGATGTATGACGGCGTCAGGATGTCGCCATGCGAAGTAGAAATAACTCCCGCTCGCGCGAGAGTATTCTTGAGTTTCTTTTCGATACGGAAGTTCATGCTAGACATCGAGATTGGCCATCTTGGCGTGAGTCTGGATAAATAATTTGCGCGGTGGCACCTCGGAACCCATAAGCATATCGAAGGTCTGGTCGGCCTCTTCGGCATTCTCAATAGTCACTTGCTTAAGTATGCGCTTGGCCGGATCCATCGTGGTCTCCCAGAGCTCTTCAGGATTCATCTCTCCAAGACCTTTGTATCTTTGCACGCGGACTTTCGGGCCTTTCTTTGTTTTTTCGGCCTCGGCTTCGTCTTCGTTCACGAGTTCCTCCCCTTCTTCTATCACCATCGCTTCGTTGCCGACGAACTTAGCTTTGTCTTCTTCTGTGTAAGCATAATTAATCTCCTTGCCTTTGGTGATTTTATAGAGTGGCGGCTGGGCGATGTAAATATATCCACCATCGATAAGCGGTTTAAAGTATCTGTAAAATAACGTGAGCAGAAGTGTGCGAATGTGCGCACCGTCAACATCGGCATCTGTTGCGATAATTACTTTATGGTAACGTAATTTTGAAATATCAAACGTCTCGGCAATGCCGGTCCCCATGGCGATTATTAGAGAACGTACCTCAACTGACGAAAGCATTTTGTCGAGTCGGGCGCGTTCTACATTTAATATTTTACCCTTCAAAGGCAAGACCGCCTGTGTCTTGCGATCGCGACCCATCTTGGATGAACCGCCTGCAGAATCTCCCTCTACGATAAACACCTCCGACTCCTCGGCACTGCGCGATTGACAGTCAGAAAGTTTGCCCGGCAAAGTCATGCCCTCCAAAGCGCCCTTGCGCAAGACACTATCCTTCGCCGCCTTGGCCGCCTTGCGAGCCTTCAAGGCCAGGATAGTTTTATTCAACATCCCGCGAGCGTCATCTGGATTCTCCTCGAGGAACATCGCGAACGCCTCGCCGAAGACAGCCTCCACCGCCCCACGCGCTTCTACCGATCCAAGCTTAGCCTTAGTCTGGCCTTCGAATTGCGCGTCGTGAAGTTTAACGGACACAACGGCTGTGATACCCTCGCGCACATCATCGCCGGTCAGGTTATCTTCCGATTCTTTTAAGATGTTATTCTTGCGACCGTAATCGTTCAATACGCGGGTGAGCGCAGTGCGGAAGCCGGTCAAGTGTGTCCCACCTTCAGGCGTCGAGGTGCTGTTGGCATAAGTGAACTCGCGCGTCTTGATGTCGTCTATGTACTGTAAAGCACACTCGACTTGAATATCGTTAACCTCCTTCTCTATATAGAAGACATTATTATGCACCGGCTTCTCGTGGAGATTGTAAAATTTTACCAAAGAGAGCAGACCGCCTTCGAAATAAAAAGTTTGCGAGGGTGCTTCGATATCGAGCTCTGTAAAGTATCCGACACCGTTCAAGTCCATTTTGCCTTCATATCCTCGTGCATCAATAACACGCACACGCAAGGCTTTGACGAGATATGCCTGTTGACGAAAGTGACCGATGAGTTTGTTCCAATCAAAAATAGTTTCGGAGAATATCGCCGGATCAGGGTGGAAGGTGACGACCGTACCCTGGTGTTTGGTCTTTCCTGCCTTGCGCACGTTGTAGAGCTTCTTGCCTATTTTATATTCTTGCTCGTAAACCGTACCATCTTTATGGACCTCCACTTTCGTCCAAATAGAAAGTGCGTTCACAACAGATGCGCCTACGCCGTGCAAACCACCGGCAATCTTATAAGAGCCCTGATCAAATTTACCGCCGGCATGCAAGGTAGTCATGACCGTCTCAAGCGCCGAGACCTTGGTCTTTGAGTGTATATCAACCGGTATACCGCGGCCGTTGTCTGTTACTCTGATTTTTTCTCCCGGCAAAATGACCACCTCAATCTCATTGGCAAAGCCGCCCATCGCCTCATCGCGCGAGTTGTCGAAGATTTCTATGACGAGGTGATGCAAGCCCTCCGTACCGGTCGAGCCGATATACATGCCCGGTCGTTTCCGCACCGGCTCCAAACCCTCCAAAACAGTGATGTTCTCGGCGCTATATTCGTGACCGAAGCCTTTCTTTTTATCTTTATTTTCTGCCATAACGTTCAGTAATTATAGCATATTCTACCCTATTCTGCGAGTGTAAAACTATCGAATTTTACCGCACCTCGGCGCCGAACTGCTTCTTGGTCTCTGACTCAACTTTGGCGTGGATAGTATCTACCTCTTTGCTCTCGAGTGTGCGCTCCATACTGCGATAGACGGTGCGGTAGGTATAGCTCATCTTGTCTGCTCCAAACTTTTCTTCATTCTCATATTTATCAAGAAGTGACACTTGCTCCACCAATTCCCCGCCGATATCGCGAATGAGATCGAAGTAATCGTTAGGCACAAATGTGGCAGGAACGACAAACGAAATATCGCGTGTGATAGGCGGATACTTACTCACCTCCACAAATTCTTGCCCAAGCTTTAGCTGCTTAGTTACCCGAGGATCATCGGACCAGAGTAAGCGGATGTCTGGCAATTTCATCGAAGCGATTGCCAAGCGTTCCATGCCGAAGCCGAAGGCCCAGCCGTGATAGCCGGTGAGCCCCATTTCGGCCAAGACGCTCTTGCGCACCATACCGCACCCGACCATCTCTATCCACTCGCCGTTGATGTTCGCCTCCATCTCGAAGCTGGGATCCGTGTATGGGAAGGTGTGATCATAGAATCTGAATTCTGTCTTCTCGCCGAAGATACTGCGAGCGATCTCGCTTAATGCGTCCTTCAAATCCTGCGGGGTTATCGTCTTCTTGTCATCAGGCGCAAGATAGAAGGCACCAATCTGGTGAAAGACGTTCATATGCTTGCGGTCTATTTCATCCTTGCGGTAAACCTTGCCGTGACAAACAGCACCAAGCATCTCGCCTTTCGCGATGCGCGCCTTGATATCCGGATGATTAAGATAATAGTACCAGAATACGGTATCGTGCGTACGCAACACGTGGTCATCATCGACATAATAAGTATCAGACTTACTGCGCGCCGGATGCTCCGGCGGCATATTGAAGAGGTCAAAAAGAATGTGAGTCGAGACTATCTCGGGAATTTTTATAATATCAAGACCGTTCAAGCTCTTGGTTTTGAGCGCACGCGTCACGATTTCATTAAGAGGACTCCCCAGCGTTCTAGATAAGTCAGGCATACTCAAAAAGCGCTCCATTCGCCGAGCCTCGGCGTCTGTACGCTTGCTCAACTCTTCTCGTAGTTTCTTCTCCTCGCTCAAATCTATGTTTATTTCTTGCATATTACTTTATCTTATTTTTGGAGCCGCCTCTCGGATTTGAACCGAGGACCCACGCTTTACAAAAGCGTTGCTCTACCACTGAGCTAAGGCGGCGTAATTAGAAAATCCTAACATAATATTAGGATTTTCGGAAGCCTTTTTGTCGCCGAGGTGAGACCTCCGCCCTTGCTGGAGGACTCACCTCGGCGTCTTATTCTTCGAGAGCATTCTCCTTCTGCGCGTAGGCAAGCATGAACGAAGCACCGCTTCTGTTCTCCGGCAATTCACCGCGCCCTTTTATGGCATTGGCGATTTTGGCGAAGCGTTTGGCTATTGCAGCGCTTGTCGTATAAGCCACAAGCATCACATCTTTATACGCTTGCTTGAGTGTTGGCTCTAGCTTGGTCTGCAACTGCGCGAAGAGCTTAAGACCATGAACGTGTGCCGCCTTGGCGATAGGGCCGACGAGGTGAAGATCGTACGGCTCTTCTATTTTGCCGGTCTTAATGTGCCAGAGCTTGTTGCCGGTCATCGCGACGAGTGCCAAAAACGACAGTAACGACGTAAAAATTAGTATTTGCATATGCCTACAGTATAGCAAAAAATTAAGCCTCGAGCACCTTCATTCGGGAGAACTTACCAACACGAATCTTCTCACCAAACTTCTGAGTCCCCTGCTCGATGAGCTGGGAGACCGTAATATCAGGGTTTTTTATGAATGGTTGGGCCAAGAGGGTACGCTCGGCGAAGTAGGCATTAAGCTTGCCTTCCATGATCTTAGA
Above is a window of Candidatus Paceibacterota bacterium DNA encoding:
- the tgt gene encoding tRNA guanosine(34) transglycosylase Tgt, whose product is MSSMNFRIEKKLKNTLARAGVISTSHGDILTPSYIAPATKATIKALLPEQVKELGADAVLANTYHLYLQPGSELVKKAGDLHKFMNWPGPTFTDSGGFQVFSLGASFGKGIGKILNSEPGRLNLEHPKGSTLSVPKESLVKITEDGVEFRSHIDGSKHFFTPEKSMQIQHDLGADIILAFDECTSPTESYEYQKQSLERTHRWAERSLAEHRRLNLLDAQGLTLENPQALFGIVQGGRHQDLRELSAKKISSMNFDGYAIGGSFDKADMGTAVSWVNKILPEDKPRHLLGIGAVEDLFLGVENGVDTFDCVSPTREARNGALYTKQGRISVLNAKYRTDLTPIEPDCVCYTCKHYTSAYLAHLFRANELIAYTLASIHNLFFFVNLVKNIRQSILNDTFLDHKSQFLRAYQGGDFVV
- a CDS encoding DNA topoisomerase subunit B, with protein sequence MAENKDKKKGFGHEYSAENITVLEGLEPVRKRPGMYIGSTGTEGLHHLVIEIFDNSRDEAMGGFANEIEVVILPGEKIRVTDNGRGIPVDIHSKTKVSALETVMTTLHAGGKFDQGSYKIAGGLHGVGASVVNALSIWTKVEVHKDGTVYEQEYKIGKKLYNVRKAGKTKHQGTVVTFHPDPAIFSETIFDWNKLIGHFRQQAYLVKALRVRVIDARGYEGKMDLNGVGYFTELDIEAPSQTFYFEGGLLSLVKFYNLHEKPVHNNVFYIEKEVNDIQVECALQYIDDIKTREFTYANSTSTPEGGTHLTGFRTALTRVLNDYGRKNNILKESEDNLTGDDVREGITAVVSVKLHDAQFEGQTKAKLGSVEARGAVEAVFGEAFAMFLEENPDDARGMLNKTILALKARKAAKAAKDSVLRKGALEGMTLPGKLSDCQSRSAEESEVFIVEGDSAGGSSKMGRDRKTQAVLPLKGKILNVERARLDKMLSSVEVRSLIIAMGTGIAETFDISKLRYHKVIIATDADVDGAHIRTLLLTLFYRYFKPLIDGGYIYIAQPPLYKITKGKEINYAYTEEDKAKFVGNEAMVIEEGEELVNEDEAEAEKTKKGPKVRVQRYKGLGEMNPEELWETTMDPAKRILKQVTIENAEEADQTFDMLMGSEVPPRKLFIQTHAKMANLDV